In the genome of Crassostrea angulata isolate pt1a10 chromosome 6, ASM2561291v2, whole genome shotgun sequence, the window TCATCAATTCAAAAATTCGATAAGTTAAAGATATAGTGAATGTTGTTGTACCTTTTAAGTACCTTTTAATTGCAATCCATGGTATTGAAACGTATTATTTGGGTTTGTAGCAATGGTAGAATTTACTGTGTGCGTGGTACTTCCAGTTTCCCATGGTCCATTATCAGCTGGACATCCATTAGTGGGTTCCAGGAGTGCAAAAGACTCTGATGGCCAGGACACGGGATGGCTGGGAGCAATATCTTAGAGACAGTCAATGTGTTTATGTTATCAATgtccattatacatgtattgtcatATGTCATTTCTGTAGATTGCAAATAAACCACACCATTATGttgcaattaaaaataaaacctgtGGGTGAAGGTGCCTGGAGGTATCCCGTATATGCTTTTAGAGCCTGTTGAATGTAGTTTCGCCAAACAGGCAGCGAGTTTTCAAAGCCTCGTGAACAGAGCTTTTCATCCACAATATCCTCTGGCGCCTGCCAATATTTTGCGTCAAGCATCTCGTCGATGCTCACAACCTTGTATTTGATTGGCTCGCTGACATGCTCGCTCCCCTTTGAGGTGCTAGAAACGGTGGTCATCCTCGAGTTCAGATTAAGAGTATCCAAGTACGTCGGGTTGTCCGTAAATGTTGTGGACAATGATACTGAAGACGTTTGACCCCTAGCCGCACCAGTTGGTACCAGTAGCTCAGGATGCTTAACAAAAAGTTAATGagaaatttttcaaagttttaacaTCCATATTTAGCGAGTTTTTACTGAATTACAACTTACTGTTCCTATGATAGAGCGGACAATGTCTGCTACGGCTAAACGCTTTCTGATTTTCTTCTCCCATCCTATTTCTGTCTCCATGACCACATgcttaaaatatgtaaaatagtttttgtttttatagtaAATGAACATAAACTAGAGATCGATCAGAGTATAAACTTTGCAACTGCTATTTATATTCACCGTGCCCCAGTCCTGGAGAAAGTCCATGTAAGTCTGATTGTTATATGTCCCTGGCAGTGAACATACAGTTGCTGCGAATTCGTCTCCGACATTAAACTTGTGACTGCTGGCCAGATTGGTCATATACCTTGATCTCCCTTTGTTACAGAGGCTGATCTCATCAATGTACACGAAGTCGCCCATATTAGTCTCATGATTGACAGACTGGTACCCTTAATCATAGAGCGAAAagcaaccttttttttttattacaaaagtcAAAAGTACAGTGCATCAAAGCGAGGAAATTGTTTGATGTCATGATACGAGCTGAAGTATTGTTGGAAAGGCTATCTGTTTGTTTCATTGTTCAATTCAAGGTTGCAAGAGGTAGGTGCTTCAATTCCTACCTTCACTTAGGGAGAATGCATGAGAGGATAAATCCCCTGTGGTATTTCCTAAATCagaatttagatttttttaagtaCGTGGCATGTTTCGGACAAAGAGATATATATTGAATTAAAGCTGTTAAAGACAATTTATGTGTCAATATTTaataagtcattttttttatttgtttcacgattgaaaaaatgatttaagacTGCAAAGACCTATAAATGTACCAATGTCTATCAAGTCGTGAAGCAGTCTGGTTTGGTAAGACTTGGTTCCGTAGAACACCTCTTTATAGTGAGTGGGGAAACACAAGGGGTACTCGTGGTACGAAAGTTCACGAGGGGAGTCGGGCGGATCCAACTTGAGTATCTGGCGCGTCATTAACAGCCCGGGATCCTTCCCTGTGTTAATGTGGCTGTCACCGTCTGGATTCCCCTTAAGGAGGTTGTATCCCATCCCCACGAACAGAGCGGCAGGGGGTAGTGAGGCATGAGAGAGGTGAAGGACGGACAGGCACAGACAGGTAACAAACACATAAAACTAACAACCGAATAAAAgggaaacaacatatttttttttagtttttacacTGATAACGAagataatttttcattaaaataattaacaaatacaTTCAATACACAATGAAAGATATTGTTCAATGAAACACTTCAAGGTTAGGTTTACAAGTTGTTTTGCTATTTTGATAAAACAACTAGAGTATTTGTATGTACAAATGTAACTTAAAATGTGTGACATAAACAAAAACTTTGATACTCATAACCTTTAGATTTTACAATGCAAATCATGATTTTTAGAACATCATAAAGGACAAAAATGATAACTCACCATTTTAGCAGGTCTAGATACTTTTACTGTTTTTGGGTCAGATGGTCAGTGAGGTTAATCTTTGACctttttttaagtaaaacaaTATCACTACACAAACTTCTATCACTTCAAAAGAACGGATAATTTGGTCATGATGACCTATTTAGTTGTCAAACGATAAGGTCTATTATTGGTCAATCTATTTTAGTTATAATGCTATAGGTCAGGGTCATTCGCGTTGATTATTATGTAAATTCTTGGAAGAAagtaaaaatcattattttgaatGCGCACGGAAAATAAAGACCAACTTAGAGGTCTCTTTACTTTATTGTTTGACATACTCTAAGGCGGCCAGACCAATTAGTTGGTGAACACAATAATCAAAACAGTTAAGAATATAATATGTTTCATGTGTATGATAATAATTTCGTTAATATATTTCATGGGCTGGGGGTGGACAACTCTTGTCGAGTTGGGACATTTGTGGACATTTGAacattcatgtacatattatttgGGAGTTGGTGTAAAGAGCGGTAACTCCATTGGTTTAACTCGGAAGTCGTTGTTAGCAATGTTTGGACACTGCATAATTATGCAGATAGAAGTAAATAAAGGCAAGCAtgtcataattatatgattctgtagataaattatgataGAAGAGAATAGTAGTAAGTACTTTCCTATAGCGTTTCGTCTGAAAGCGAAATCGTTTGTAATTCTTGGGTATTCCACGGAATGCAGAGTTAGACACATTGTGTAAATCGATTACTACGGGGTAAACTAGAGATCTACAGCTGGATGGTCgctgccattttttttttaaattattttaacatcTTTTAGAAGGAGAGTTTTGTATATTTACTAGAGGcacaattcaaatttaaaaattaaatagttaaatattaagaatattgtttttactaaaaaaaagttaaggtctaaaaaatcatataactttttatgtaAATCTGATAGTAATTTTTTGATCATCCAGATAAGACTTGTGTAATTATTATGGTACATATACAACATATTTAACAGGCGGTAATATGCCTGTTTATGTCATCTCCCAAATCAAACACAAGAGCTgacaatatatatgaaaaaggacAAAAGACATGAgggaaattctaaaaaaaaaaaaaaacagccaaaaaatcccataaacaaaattaatttgatctgatgataaaaagaagaaaacgaAGATGAGGAGCGACGTtcattatatacaataaattcaaGGTAACCAATGGATTTTATAccgttaaaaatatatatttttaaaaagtactatAAAGATACACTATTGAATAGTATATTATTTTCACATTTCATATCGTTCATCTCCAATGAAGATATCTGTGGGTACATGTATAGATCGTTTTAAAACCTAAGacattttaaccagttaacaagtcCCACTGAAGGCTCATGGATTCCCAAAATACACTATGTACTGTTGATCTAGATGAATAATGATAAAACTATCATATTGTTTGACTTGCAATTGCCTGAATATCTTTGTGAAAATACTTTACACAAATACTTAAAAgatttacataatatatttaaatatcagCACATTTTAAGACAAATCTTTTATATGAAAAGTAGTTAGCTTAGTGTAGATTTtactgataataaaaaaaattatttctataaataaataaactgtgGATTGTAGTtctcattgttttaaaatgtggGGTGTTCAATTGAATTGGGCTCATTTGAATTGTACTTTTATTTCGTCAATACCACTTTTCTACGTGCCTGTGGATTGTAGTTATGACCTACTGTTTCAATTTGTTTCCCCAAGAGGATTGAAGAGAAATTCTTGAGTTATCTTTCCTCTTTATAAACATTCCATTTTGCGAAAGAAGAACTCTTATAGAAACATATTAAATGCATGTACTAGTTGtgatatataaagcactaaaaatgatTGAGAACACGAACAATTGAAACTGTCAAAGGATGATATCCCTAAACATACGTCCCTCTCTAGAATAaggaatttatttatttttttctttacataaatagatacatgtatgttcta includes:
- the LOC128189187 gene encoding uncharacterized protein LOC128189187, producing the protein MFYVFVTCLCLSVLHLSHASLPPAALFVGMGYNLLKGNPDGDSHINTGKDPGLLMTRQILKLDPPDSPRELSYHEYPLCFPTHYKEVFYGTKSYQTRLLHDLIDIGNTTGDLSSHAFSLSEGYQSVNHETNMGDFVYIDEISLCNKGRSRYMTNLASSHKFNVGDEFAATVCSLPGTYNNQTYMDFLQDWGTHVVMETEIGWEKKIRKRLAVADIVRSIIGTHPELLVPTGAARGQTSSVSLSTTFTDNPTYLDTLNLNSRMTTVSSTSKGSEHVSEPIKYKVVSIDEMLDAKYWQAPEDIVDEKLCSRGFENSLPVWRNYIQQALKAYTGYLQAPSPTDIAPSHPVSWPSESFALLEPTNGCPADNGPWETGSTTHTVNSTIATNPNNTFQYHGLQLKGLQTPTTLKMSYCARAKEASVSGSRAWPSGSYCIARVSSRCPSGFSAGSIYHGLQSRPRRHYSDPLDQTVNTSGAVPSIYISTRNYYTLSYCCRNDGSESAPIILPHQEPFYLYPDMRAKKCQKVLGMRSTDGWIRYPYTSSGSSCDSYHPYDEDCYFHKVHYCYYTRETTVSNINVVGRK